One Ignavibacteria bacterium genomic window, AATGATGACCTCCACCTGTTCTGCAAGGGGCAAGGGGGGCGGGTCCTTCTTTGATCTGCGGATCGGGATCGGGAAACTCTCGTCGGCCAGCATCACTTGATACATCGACTTCTCCGGTGACCGCAGTGCCGTGCCGAACATTCGATACACAGCAGCAGCAGGACGAGCGTCGATCTCCTTCTCGCGGAAGAAGGCGGCCACCGCGGCGAGATACATCGGCATTTGTGTTGCCTTGCCGGCCTTGATCAATGGACGTGTTGCCGTTCCCGGAAGGTTTGCTTTGTAGTCGTTGACAACAAACTCAAGCACGGAATCCACCATGGCAACATCCACTCTGTCGATGCGGGTCTTGACCTTCATCTTCTGCATCACATCGCCTACCGGAACGTCGATCTCCGTATCGATCTCGATCTCAAAGAGGACAGGCAAGAACCCTGTTGTTTGCTGATACGCGATCTCATTGGCAAGCCATCGACGCAGGAGACCAACGCGCATGCTTGTGCCAACGAGGGCTCGACGCTCAACTTCGGCATAGAGATGGTCCGGACGCATTTCGTGGAGAAGCTCATCAAGTAGATCGCAAAGTCTCTTCCAATGATCTTCGAAAGGGGCTTTCCGGAGATCGACGCAATAAGCGGATAGTTCTTCGGCACTCGCGAATTGTAGTTCTTCATTGGGTTGGTAAGATCGATAGAACCGCTGGACGAGTTCGTGCAACAAGATGCCGCGTTCGATCGACGTCATCTGCGTGTCGTTCTCACCACCATCGTCCTCCAGACGGAGAGTCTTGCTCGCATGATACTTGAACGGACACTGGATCACCACGTCGAGGCGTGAAGGACTCATGGGTCTGTTCACGTCCTCATCAAATAGAGCAGCAGTTTCTTCATCAAGTCCGACTCGAACTTCACCTTCCTGCGAATCGTCGATAAAGGGCGAGAATTCACTTCGAATTCGCAGATCGCGTTGATCGAGCAGGATCGTTCGTTGCGGATCAAGCGACTCCCAGTGTTCGTTTGGTTCCGAGACCGTTGATACGCGATCAAGAAGTGATGACGAGAGAACCATCGACCCATCCAACGATTCAGGATAGGTACAAAGAAGCATACCATCCGATGCAACCGATGCCACAATGTCTGCCATTGACTCAATGGCCATAGCCTCGCGAAGTCCGGGCACAAGATCTTCATCGAGCATGTCCTGCGATGTCCGTGGAAACTCTCCCTCGATACAACCCACGACAACAACAAGTTTGCGCTTACGTCCGCGAAGTTCAGCCGGACGAACGATGCTGAGTCCGGTCGAAAATCCACTCTCTGACGATACGCTCACACTTTGAACAAGCATCCACCACACCCGGGTATGCTCCGCGAATGGTACGGGTGGCAGCCGGTGATCCTTTGCTACAGCACAATACGAGGAAAGTGACTCTTCCAATGCCGCAACTGCCACACGTTCATACGTCGCAGCAGCGTCGAAGATCCCTAGACCGTTCCCGATATTCTGCCGAATGATCGACGAGAATCGTTCCGCATCCATGGCGTGTTCTGCTTGCACTTCGAGTCTGCTACGCAGAGACGAGATCGCACGTATCGCGCGCTCATATCGCGTGCGCTTTGCCTCCCACTCTTCGGCATTATCCGGATCTGCGCGCGCGAACGAGATCGCGTCGGAACGTTTGCGCTCACATCGTTGATGCCAAGCGTTCGGCCCCTCGCCCCCTACGATACGATCCTCCCTCGCAACACGAAGAAGATGCGCCACATCGGGCACGGCATCACGAACGAACGGATCGCGCAACAGTCTTTCAACATCACTGCGAAGCCATCCACCACCGATGACTGTGCATGCCGAAAGCACAGCCGATGCTGCGCGTGTTGATGCAAGTGAGATGTCGGCATCAAGATCGATCGGGATACCGCTCGATGTGGCGAGTTCCCGAATGATTCGCATATAGTCAGATGAGCCCGGGACACATATCGCCATTTCAGAAAGAGGAGTCCCACGTCCTAGTGCTTCCTTGATAAGAGCCAGTGCACGACGGACCTCTTCACTGCGGGTCGAGAACGAGCGTTGAAGAAGTGTTGAATCGGAGTTCACATTGATTATGGATGCCGTTGGAGTACTACTGATCCATCCATGGGAAACGAACCACATGTGGTCTGTGCGGGACCTCCGAGAAGCCCCTTCTTCTACTCCGGGCAATTCAGGAGAGAATGCGATTGCAACATCCCAGTCACATCTACAAAGCGCATGAAGCAACATCCTGTCCACAAAGGTCACACCATGCGTATCGAGCACGAGCAAACGATCAACAACGGCACCGGATGGACGGAGGAGTTTGAAAGAGCTGCGACGGGAGATCTCGTCTGCTACAAAACCGCTATAGGTTCCTCTGTCGCATGCACGTCGTCCGACCAGATCGAGGAGTTCGAACCACACGTTTGCTACTGTCTGAAGGTGTTTCCTTCGTCGTTGTCCTTCTACTCGCCCCGACAACTGTCGAACGAGTCCGGGCGAGAGTCCCTCTTGCGCCCAGCGTGCAAGACGCGATGCTTGCATTCTAACAGCGCCCGGACGTGTCTTTGCCGCATAAGCAGCATAACGAAGAAGAACATCGACCGACGCATCGGGCATGATCCGCGGACCATCCGGCAACACTTGCTGTCCAACCGCTCTGATGAATCCTGCCATTGTGAGGATCTCAGGGGGCTCCCCTCTGCCATGAGCTTGAGCCCAAGCAACCAGCACCTCGCTCCGTTGCCTCGCCGTTGGCACAACGATCACAAGCGGCCCCTCCGGCAACGCCGCTATCCGCGATGTCAACGTTTGTGCCTGTACAACGGGCTGCAGTACAGAGTTGGGGATCGAAGTGGTCCAAAGCGGCATCGTGATGGCTGTGCGGTGAGGGGTCGGTATCTTCGTGCACTTCTGTGCACGGACTCAATATGACCGCCCCTTTCCACCTGTGCAAATCATACATTCTCAGCGCACCTGCTGCACTGCTCATCATGGCTCTGGCCGGCTGCGGTTCCGGTCAGCCCGTGCGCGTACTCTCCGAAGGAGAGACAACGATCAATGCCTCCCTTGGCGGACCGATCGTTCCGTCAAGCTCACCGGTGGGCTTTGTTCCGTACATCACCGCCGGTGCTACTCACGGCCTCAACAATGACATCTCTGTCCACGGGAACCTACACCTGTTGATGTCGGCATTTGCCGTGGGTGGACTCGACCTTGGTGCCAGCGCCCGTCTGATCCGTCAAGACAACGTTATCCCGGAGCTCACTCTGGGCGCGCGACTCATCGGCTTCATGAAGTTCGGCGACCCTGTTGCCCCTCGATTGTATCCGGACGTCTCTCTCAATGGCAGCTGGGAGATCGCTGATCGAACACTTGTCTATGCCGGTGCGCACGGCACATTTCAATGGAAGCCTGGCGCATTCTACCTCAGTCCGTTCGTTGGCCTACAGTTTCCTCTTTCTACCTCCTTCAGCCTTCAAACAGAACTCATCTGGCAGGCATCGAATCATGATACACGCGTAGGGATCTTTGAAGGGGAATCATCCATTGGCGGCATGGGCTCATTCGGCGCCTTTGTAGCAGGAGTGATCACGCTATGAGAACTCTACTGCTGTCTCTTGCTACATGCTTCATCGCAACGTCCTGCACGATGGACAGTTTTCTGTTCAATGCAGAGCCCCTTACCGAATACGTTCTCCGCACCACAGTCATCCCCGACACCAGTAGAGTAGAAGTAGCACTCCTATCCGATGGTGAAACGATCTACGGATATTTTGTGCGTCAGACAGATTCGTTGCGGGTGAAGCCCCATCCCACGATCATCTACCATCATGGCAACCGCGATCACCTGCAGTACTATTGGGACCGTGTTGAACTTCTGTATCAGGCAGGATTCGATGTCTTCATCTACGACTATCGTGGCTTTGGTAAGAGCACCGGAACCAGCTCCGAACAAGGCTTGAGGGCCGATGCACGTGCCGCACTCTCCTACGTGATGAGCAGAGCCGATGTAGATACAACGCAGATCGTCCACTACGGATTTTCGCTAGGGGGCTTCCCTGCGCTCTATTCTGCAACTGAACTTCACAGTCCAAAGACGTTGATCACAGAGAGCATTTTTGCCTCCGGCGAAACACTCGTTCAAAGCGGCACACTCCTCAATGTTCCCGGTTCCTACCTTTTGGAGGGGGCGTTTGACAATATGGTCCCGATGCAGAAAAGAACATGTCCGGTTCTGATCATCCATGGAACAAACGACACCTTTATCGGTGTTGACGCCAATGGTCAACGACTGTACGATGTGGCACGTCAGCCACGGAGCTTCGTGCGCATCGAAGGTGCAGACCATAACAACGTTCCGTACGTCTATGGGACGCAGAACTATATCGACCTCATCACCACATTCATCCGAGGCAACTGAGCGTGTTCACAGGATTGATCGAAGAGACAGGCGTGGTCACGTCAACGGTTGACCAAGCAGATGGCAAGCGCATCACGATCGCCGCTTCGCTAACGTTGGAAGATCTTGAGATCGACAACAGTATCGCCGTCAACGGAGTCTGCCTTACAGTGGTGGAGCGAACACCGAACACCTTTGATGTTGACGTGGTTGCTGAGACGCTGCGAAAGACAACCATCGGAATGCTTCGTCCGGATTCCGCTGTGAACCTCGAACGCGCCGTACGACTCAGCGATCGCCTTGGTGGTCACATCGTGCAAGGGCATGTAGATGCAACCGGCATCGTTGACACCATCCGCACCGGCGACGCAGGCTGGGAGATGTGGATCAGATTCCCTGCCGAGTATCGCAAGTGGCTTATTCCCGTTGGATCCGTCTGTATCAACGGCATTTCGTTGACCGTGGCAGAACTCGAGCCAGAACGATTCAAGGTGGCCATCATTCCACACACACTTTCCGTTACAACGCTCTCAACGTTGAACGAGAAGGACTCCGTCAATCTCGAATTCGACGTCCTCGCCAAATACATCGAAAACATCGCCACCTACAGAACATCATGAGCCTCCCAACAACGATCGGCGAGCTGAAGGCAGCAGGATATCAATACGAGTCTGTGAAGGACGAGCTACGTCGCAACGTGATCGAACGACTGCGAACCAACACGCCCATCTTCTCCGGCATCATCGGATTCGATGACACCGTGATACCGCAGATCGTGAACGCCATTCTTGCAAAGCACGATATTCTCTTGCTCGGTCTACGCGGTCAGGCAAAGACGCGCATCGCACGTCAACTCACCACGCTACTCGACGAATTCATCCCTGTTGTCAAGGGCTCCGAGATCAACGATCATCCGTTGCGCCCCGTGTCCTACCAGGCCGTGCAGCTCGTTGCCGAACACGGAGATGCTACACCGATCGAATGGCGTCCGCGCGAGGAACGCTATGGCGAGAAGCTTGCAACTCCAGACGTTAGTGTGGCCGACCTCATCGGAGACATCGATCCGATCAAGGCTGCCTCGCAACGTCTGCATTATGCACATGAGGGCGCCATCCACTTTGGGATCATTCCGCGCTCCAACCGAGGCATCTTTGTCATCAACGAAGTACCCGATCTTCAGCCTCGCATTCAAGTAGCGTTGTTCAACATTCTACAAGAGCGCGATATTCAGATAAGGGGCTTTAATGTTCGCCTCCCGATGGACATCGTGATGGTGTTCACGGCCAACCCTGAAGACTACACCAATCGTGGATCCATCGTTACGCCACTTAAGGACCGCATTCAGTCGCAGATCCTCACGCACTATCCGCGCAGCATCGAAGACGGCATGGCCATCACTGCACAAGAATCATGGGTTGAGCGCTCGGGAATGCCCCTTATCATCCCTACGTATCTCAGCCAGGTTGTTGAGTCCGTTGCCATGATCGCTCGCACGAGCGAATACATCGATCAAACCAGCGGCGTTAGTGCGCGACTCACCATCTCCACGATGGAGAACATGGTCTCCAATGCCGAACGTCGCGCCTACATCACCGGCGAGATGATCGTAGCCCCCCGACTCTGCGACCTTGGTCAGGCACTTGCAGGCATCACCGGCAAGGTGGAACTCGTCTTTGAGGGCGAAGAAGAAGGACCGCAGAAGGTTGCACGAGCACTCATCGGCAAGGCCGTGCGCGAGGTCTTCCGTCTTTCCATGCCTGATCCGAATGTGCGCAGAGCTCGTAAGGGAACTGCTGAAGAGAAACCCGATCCCTATCAGGCCATCGTCCGGTGGTTCGAACAAGGTCACGTTGTGAACATCGATGACCGAATGACAAACGAGGAATTCTACAACGCCCTCATCGCCGTCCCCACACTCGCTCAGCTCGCATCCGTCTCGTTCCATGTAGAGACGTCAGACACTATTCGTCTAGCAACCGCTATGGAATTCATTCTGGATGCACTGCATCAACATTCCAAGCTTGCAAAAGACGACAACAGCATGCAGACCACGTACAGAGATCTGGTGGGAAGCATTTTTACGCCGCCTTTGTCGATGACAGAGGACGAATAGTTACTAGTTACTGGTTACTAGTTACTAGTTACTGGTTACTGGTTACTAGTTACTAGTTACTGGTTACTAGTTACTGGTTACTATTTACTAGGTCTGGCGAAGGAGAAGTTTATTGAGGCGTGTCACGTACTGACGTGTTGAGAGCACGTAGCAGGATGGGTCATGAACGAGATATCATAAAAGAGCGACTTGTCGCTAGTCCACTGCACATCCTTTCAATCGAGTTTTCTCGAGAGGTGCGCAGTCTTGTACGGAAGGCATTCCAACATCAGGTTGTTGAGCGAATGCCACTTGATCAACTGTATCGTTCGGGGTCCTCGGTTGGAGCGAATATCCGTGAGAGCAGATATGCAGAATCTCCAAAGGACTTTGTACATAAGCTCAAGATCGCGGAGAAAGAGCTGGGTGAATTCTTCTATTGGATTGGATTGCTGTCGTCGAAACACGACATTTTTGATGAAGACGCTGCCGCTGCCTGCGTCAACAAAGGCACACAAGTCCAAAAGCTACTTTCTTCGATCATTGTAACAACGAAACGCAACAACAGTTTGTAATCTCTTACGAATTGCAATTCAACGAGGTATGGTGTAACTAGTAACTAGAAACTAGTAACTAGACTTACTCTTCAAATCCCGCCGGAACATACGTTCCTCTTGGCATCTGAGTGGCAGTCCACATAACGTGGGTTGCGAGGCGTGTGATGCCAACGAGATCTGCCATGTTGATCTTCGATATCTCGTCGCCGGGCTTATGATAGTCTTTGTGTTCGCCGGTGAAGTAGAAGATCACGGGGATGCGTTTCATTGCAAAGGATGCTTGATCGCTGCGGAAGAAGTACTGCTCGATGTCGTAGGCAAGGTTGAAGGGTTTGGCGAGTGATGTGTTTGCTTCTTCATTGAGCTTCATGAGATCCGGACAGCGTTCGTTGCCGCCGATGGAGAGTTTGTTCGTTTCGCATCTGCCGATCATGTCCATGTTGGACATCGCAACACACTTCGAGAGTGGAAGGGGCGAAGCACGCACATAGGCTTTGGAGCCGAGGAGCCCCTTTTCTTCGCCGGAGAAGGCAACGTAGACAATACTTCGTGACGGACGCTGAGTGCTTGCTGCGAGTGCTTGTGCCGAAAGCAGGAGTCCGGTAGTGCCGGAGCCGTTATCATCCGCTCCGTTATAGATAGAGTCACCTTCTGCATTGGCCTTCCCTACACCAACGTGATCATAATGCGCACCGATCACGGCATATTCGTCCGGTGTTTCGGAGCCGCGTAGGAGACCAACAACATTGCGGACCTTTACGATCTCGTGGTCAAGGGCAACAGAACATGAGAAACGAACTCCGGCGATCTCTCGTGAGCGCGGGATGAGGGTTGAGTCGATCGCACGTGTTATCGATACTACACCGGCGAGGGAGTCAAACAACAGAATAGCCGGGCGTTCTCCGATGTGGATGGACGGGATACGTTTTGTGCTATCCGGCAATTGTAGGGGGCGGGATGCACGCGAGAGGTTTGGGAAGACCGATGGCCATGGATATCCGGAAACGAATGGTTTGCGGAGCGTGCGAAGGGCATCGATGACGAGCAGTCCTACTGCGCCTTTGGAACGTGCGAGTTTTAGCTTCTCACTGTTTGAGCCGTGGCGGGTGAATTGTTTGCCACGGAAACGGGTGGTGTCTGCATTGTCGGGCTCGCCTCGCAAGACAACGACCACTGCCCCCTTTACATCGATACCGGCGTAGTCATCGTATGAATACTCCGGTGCAGTGATCCCATATCCGGCAAATACAACACGTGCGTTGGTGATGACTCCTTCGCCCGTCTGTTCAAAGGGCATAAAATCGGTCTTGACGGAGAACGCAAAAGTGTCTGTGCCTCTTGTGAAATACATCGATGTTGGGAGACGAAGATCGAGGCGTTCGAGATCGTAGACCTGATCATAGGAACCATTGATCGGCTCAAGACCGATACGTTTGAATTCCGATACGATGTAATCGGCGGCCTGCTCGAGTTCTCGTGAAGGTGTGTCTCTGCCGCGCATTTCGTCTGAGGACAGAAATGCAAGGTGACGTCTTGCAGCAACCGTATCGAAATACAGCTCTGCATCCGGTGGGAATGGTCGGGGCTCTGATGCGCCACCGATGGCCAATGCGAGGAGAAGAGAGAGGATCATCAGCGGAAGTATTTGATCATGACCGTCGTGCCCGGATCGGCGCGACGGAATTCGACCACATCAGCGAGGTGGCGAATGAGAAAAACCCCTCTGCCCCCTTCACGAAGGAGATTTTCGGGGAGTCGAGGGTCGGGTACGGCGTCAGCATCAAAACCACTACCGAAATCGCGGACCAACACGATGATCTCGTGAGCGGAGATCTGAATGTCCACGTGTACAGCGATCTCAGCGATGCAGTGGTGTGCGTGGATGATGGCATTATTCACCGCTTCCGTAACGGCAACATGCATATCGTGGAAGCGGCTGGGTCCAAGCGATTGCAGTTCGTTGACGGAACGCAGGAATGGCTCCACCATCGTGATACAGGAGCGTTCACTTGGCACACGAAGGGAATATGTGTTGACCTGGCTCATGGTATCAGAGTCGAACGACAGCTCGCAATAAAAGGTTCGGCAATTCCCGTCGCCCCGTGACATTTATGCGTTGAAATTCGTACCACCCCGTGAGTGAAAGCAGCGATCCATCGTTGGCAATGAACCGAAGAACCACTTCCGGACCAACAGATTCCACGGAACCGATGCTGACCGGTGGTGCTCCGGCAAGAATGGACCGTTGGTTCATGGTATAGAGTCGAACTCCGGCTCCAATGCTCCATTGCCTGCTGGGCTGGGAGAAGATAAGCAGTTTGGCAAGGTACTCAAGGCTTCCGGTCTCGGGAGTTTCTGCGAATTCCGACCATTGCAAGGTAGCGCGTTCATAGTAGCGAAGCAGGATCTGGGATTCGGCGTGCAAAACAGGCGTGAGTTGAACGCGGATGGAGTCGCGGTACGACAGCTGCCTGAAGCTGAACGACCGCACCGACGAGGCGGTGCCCTCGTAGTCATAGACCGTGTAGTTGGCAAGGATCTCGAACTGTGGCTGCATCCGAACCACGCTGCCGGTCACATGGAACGATGGGGAAAACCGTAATACGCGGTTCTCGTTGTTCAAGGCGCTGCGTGTTGCTTTCAGGAAGACAAGGTGCAGGTATTGCCCTGACAAGCCAAGGCTCATAGAGAGGATGTCCGATAGTCTGCGTGCATAGGTGATCGTTGCCACCGTGGCCAGTTCGTCGCGATCATCGTCATTGGATTGGCTCGGAGTATCATACCGAAGCAGCCAGCCGGTCACGTCAAGCCGGACCGTATCGATATCTGAGGGATACCACTCGCCCCTTCCAAACATCCTACTCCTGAACGTCTCATTATCGCGTTGAAACTCTTGGGATCGGATCGCTTCCAGATCGTCCTCCGAAAGTCCGTGAAGATTGGACACACCATTCTGTTCGCTTCGCTGATAGACAGCTCCACCCGCCATAAACGTCAGCCTCGGCAGATGGATCTGAGCATAGGCTTCTACATCGAACAGCAGCTCTCGAAGCTGACGTTCAACGGCTGTGAGGGAGATAGTTGACACCGCCTCTTCGTACGAGCGATTCACACCAGCCGAGGAAAGGGACGTGATCAGACCTAGCGTTAAAGAGGAAGTAACGGCATAGGACACGTCGCCACCGAAGACCAACCGGCGTTCTGATCGTTGCTCTACGTCGAGTGGCTGTGTGGGGTCGATCACCGTGTAGAACTCACGTCCAAGATTCACCGACTCTATGGAAAGTCGGAGCGTAGACCCTTCGGCAAGAGACCGCACCACTTGGGCACGCAGGTCGAGATCGGTATTGGTGCGTTGGGCATCCAGGAGTTGCCAATCCGCCAGCCCCGTACCGCTGATCATCCAATCTTCCGCGTCAAAGTTGGAGAGTCGACCCGATATCCCGGCTAGGGGGCCTGTGGCTCGCACACCCAGCTGGGAAGAGGCCTCTACGCCGGCGATCGCCTCCACCATTGCCACCGGACTAGGCTCATAGTGCAGTCCGGCGGCGATATTCAGTCGCTCCAGCGAGTTCAGCCCCACGCTGCGGGAATCTCGGGAGAGGATCCAGCCTTGTCGGGCCACTGCCTGCAGACCATCCCCTATCGGATGCATCCACGAGAGCTGCATTTGCTGGTCGTCTCGGGTGGCCAAGGTACTTGTCCGAAAGGCCGAGGAACGGTAGACATTGTACAATCGGAACTGGCCCAGATCCGTGCTGACATCGACATCCGCATTGCCGATCCACACAAACGTGTTGGTGATCTTGTCCACGCCGAACTCAATCCCCTTGCCAAAACGGGTCTCTGGGGCATGTAACAAAGGGGCGATTTGTTGAGCATATCCGGATAGGGGGCTGAATAGGTAAAAACCCAGTAAGACAGCCAATAGAGGCCAAATTCGACTGTTTCGGCCACTCACCAAATTCGCACAACCACGCCAGTTTGCAGCTTGTAACAAAACGGAGCAATTCGTAGCGGTGTTGGAGAATAGGCCCGGTAAATTGCATTCAGAATTACAGCCCAATCCGTTCGAGTCCGAGAAGCACATGTCACAGTCACCCCGCACAATCCTGCTGATCGATGCTGATGCATCGCGTCGCACTGAGACCGCCCGCCAGATCATGGTGCACGACGTTTCTGTCCTGCTGGCTTCAGACATGGTAACGGCACAATCCCTCGTACGCCACCACCGGCCGTCAGCCGTGGTCGTCGATGCTGCCTTCATCCGGCAACCGGACCTGCGTGAAAAACTGTACATCCATGGCCTTAACATTGACACACCCTTCATCGTCTTGGCAGACGAACGCGAGCCCCTTGCAGAGACATCAGCCCCGTATGGAGTGATCTCTCGTCCGCTCACCGACGCCGGCATTCAGTCTCTGCTCACCATTCAAGGCCTGCCGGTATACGGCGAAACGCCTCCCTTGGTGAATCAGAATCAGTCCACACAGCCTTCCTTGTTGTATGCGCTGCCACACGAATATCGCACGCCACTGACGGACATCATCGGTCAGGCATCATTTCTTCACGGTCATGCCACAGAAGTTCCGGTAGAAGACATCCGCGACGTGAGTGCTGAGATCCTCTCCGCCGCCCGCAGATTGCTCCGCACAACAGACAACTTCCTCATGTATGCCCAGATCGAGACACTTGCCGAGAGTCCGCTCCATGTTGAGCGGATGCGTCAATGTACATCGCGCGAGCCAGCCATGATCGTCTACGACGCTGCGATCCAGCGTGCGTTGGCACATCAGCGTCAGGGCGACATGTCGGTTGCTCTTGATATTGAGGGAGTGCCCCTTGCTATGATGGAGCAGCATCTCGACAAGATCATGACCGAACTCGTCGACAACGCCTTGTACTACAGTCGCCTTGGCACCCCGGTCAGCGTAAACGCCACCGCCACCACCCG contains:
- a CDS encoding four helix bundle protein translates to MGHERDIIKERLVASPLHILSIEFSREVRSLVRKAFQHQVVERMPLDQLYRSGSSVGANIRESRYAESPKDFVHKLKIAEKELGEFFYWIGLLSSKHDIFDEDAAAACVNKGTQVQKLLSSIIVTTKRNNSL
- a CDS encoding M28 family peptidase, whose protein sequence is MILSLLLALAIGGASEPRPFPPDAELYFDTVAARRHLAFLSSDEMRGRDTPSRELEQAADYIVSEFKRIGLEPINGSYDQVYDLERLDLRLPTSMYFTRGTDTFAFSVKTDFMPFEQTGEGVITNARVVFAGYGITAPEYSYDDYAGIDVKGAVVVVLRGEPDNADTTRFRGKQFTRHGSNSEKLKLARSKGAVGLLVIDALRTLRKPFVSGYPWPSVFPNLSRASRPLQLPDSTKRIPSIHIGERPAILLFDSLAGVVSITRAIDSTLIPRSREIAGVRFSCSVALDHEIVKVRNVVGLLRGSETPDEYAVIGAHYDHVGVGKANAEGDSIYNGADDNGSGTTGLLLSAQALAASTQRPSRSIVYVAFSGEEKGLLGSKAYVRASPLPLSKCVAMSNMDMIGRCETNKLSIGGNERCPDLMKLNEEANTSLAKPFNLAYDIEQYFFRSDQASFAMKRIPVIFYFTGEHKDYHKPGDEISKINMADLVGITRLATHVMWTATQMPRGTYVPAGFEE
- a CDS encoding riboflavin synthase, whose amino-acid sequence is MFTGLIEETGVVTSTVDQADGKRITIAASLTLEDLEIDNSIAVNGVCLTVVERTPNTFDVDVVAETLRKTTIGMLRPDSAVNLERAVRLSDRLGGHIVQGHVDATGIVDTIRTGDAGWEMWIRFPAEYRKWLIPVGSVCINGISLTVAELEPERFKVAIIPHTLSVTTLSTLNEKDSVNLEFDVLAKYIENIATYRTS
- a CDS encoding alpha/beta hydrolase, whose protein sequence is MRTLLLSLATCFIATSCTMDSFLFNAEPLTEYVLRTTVIPDTSRVEVALLSDGETIYGYFVRQTDSLRVKPHPTIIYHHGNRDHLQYYWDRVELLYQAGFDVFIYDYRGFGKSTGTSSEQGLRADARAALSYVMSRADVDTTQIVHYGFSLGGFPALYSATELHSPKTLITESIFASGETLVQSGTLLNVPGSYLLEGAFDNMVPMQKRTCPVLIIHGTNDTFIGVDANGQRLYDVARQPRSFVRIEGADHNNVPYVYGTQNYIDLITTFIRGN
- a CDS encoding PD-(D/E)XK nuclease family protein — its product is MPLWTTSIPNSVLQPVVQAQTLTSRIAALPEGPLVIVVPTARQRSEVLVAWAQAHGRGEPPEILTMAGFIRAVGQQVLPDGPRIMPDASVDVLLRYAAYAAKTRPGAVRMQASRLARWAQEGLSPGLVRQLSGRVEGQRRRKHLQTVANVWFELLDLVGRRACDRGTYSGFVADEISRRSSFKLLRPSGAVVDRLLVLDTHGVTFVDRMLLHALCRCDWDVAIAFSPELPGVEEGASRRSRTDHMWFVSHGWISSTPTASIINVNSDSTLLQRSFSTRSEEVRRALALIKEALGRGTPLSEMAICVPGSSDYMRIIRELATSSGIPIDLDADISLASTRAASAVLSACTVIGGGWLRSDVERLLRDPFVRDAVPDVAHLLRVAREDRIVGGEGPNAWHQRCERKRSDAISFARADPDNAEEWEAKRTRYERAIRAISSLRSRLEVQAEHAMDAERFSSIIRQNIGNGLGIFDAAATYERVAVAALEESLSSYCAVAKDHRLPPVPFAEHTRVWWMLVQSVSVSSESGFSTGLSIVRPAELRGRKRKLVVVVGCIEGEFPRTSQDMLDEDLVPGLREAMAIESMADIVASVASDGMLLCTYPESLDGSMVLSSSLLDRVSTVSEPNEHWESLDPQRTILLDQRDLRIRSEFSPFIDDSQEGEVRVGLDEETAALFDEDVNRPMSPSRLDVVIQCPFKYHASKTLRLEDDGGENDTQMTSIERGILLHELVQRFYRSYQPNEELQFASAEELSAYCVDLRKAPFEDHWKRLCDLLDELLHEMRPDHLYAEVERRALVGTSMRVGLLRRWLANEIAYQQTTGFLPVLFEIEIDTEIDVPVGDVMQKMKVKTRIDRVDVAMVDSVLEFVVNDYKANLPGTATRPLIKAGKATQMPMYLAAVAAFFREKEIDARPAAAVYRMFGTALRSPEKSMYQVMLADESFPIPIRRSKKDPPPLPLAEQVEVIIQRISPAFIDLRSGAYPVRPSKEACTYCSYPDLCRREHWGVIEQPIDQENAEQ
- a CDS encoding ATP-binding protein, with translation MSQVNTYSLRVPSERSCITMVEPFLRSVNELQSLGPSRFHDMHVAVTEAVNNAIIHAHHCIAEIAVHVDIQISAHEIIVLVRDFGSGFDADAVPDPRLPENLLREGGRGVFLIRHLADVVEFRRADPGTTVMIKYFR
- a CDS encoding sigma 54-interacting transcriptional regulator, with product MSLPTTIGELKAAGYQYESVKDELRRNVIERLRTNTPIFSGIIGFDDTVIPQIVNAILAKHDILLLGLRGQAKTRIARQLTTLLDEFIPVVKGSEINDHPLRPVSYQAVQLVAEHGDATPIEWRPREERYGEKLATPDVSVADLIGDIDPIKAASQRLHYAHEGAIHFGIIPRSNRGIFVINEVPDLQPRIQVALFNILQERDIQIRGFNVRLPMDIVMVFTANPEDYTNRGSIVTPLKDRIQSQILTHYPRSIEDGMAITAQESWVERSGMPLIIPTYLSQVVESVAMIARTSEYIDQTSGVSARLTISTMENMVSNAERRAYITGEMIVAPRLCDLGQALAGITGKVELVFEGEEEGPQKVARALIGKAVREVFRLSMPDPNVRRARKGTAEEKPDPYQAIVRWFEQGHVVNIDDRMTNEEFYNALIAVPTLAQLASVSFHVETSDTIRLATAMEFILDALHQHSKLAKDDNSMQTTYRDLVGSIFTPPLSMTEDE
- a CDS encoding HAMP domain-containing histidine kinase; amino-acid sequence: MSQSPRTILLIDADASRRTETARQIMVHDVSVLLASDMVTAQSLVRHHRPSAVVVDAAFIRQPDLREKLYIHGLNIDTPFIVLADEREPLAETSAPYGVISRPLTDAGIQSLLTIQGLPVYGETPPLVNQNQSTQPSLLYALPHEYRTPLTDIIGQASFLHGHATEVPVEDIRDVSAEILSAARRLLRTTDNFLMYAQIETLAESPLHVERMRQCTSREPAMIVYDAAIQRALAHQRQGDMSVALDIEGVPLAMMEQHLDKIMTELVDNALYYSRLGTPVSVNATATTRDVVFTIRDHGVGMQEQELMQIGAYRQFRRQSQEQQGIGLGLIIAKRLVELHGGTFTVSSALGMGTSVTFSIPRAA